The Streptococcus sp. S5 genome contains a region encoding:
- the atpF gene encoding F0F1 ATP synthase subunit B, with amino-acid sequence MHVSMSEIIGNFILIAGSFLLLIFLIKKFAWNNINGILEARAKKITDDIDGAESARQKAEELASKREEELAGSRKEAASIVENAKETAEKNKSQILSEATQEAVRLKEKAQQEIAHNKEEALNSIKGDVADLTVNLASKLLSQQLDAEGQRQLIDRYLDELGEA; translated from the coding sequence ATGCATGTATCAATGAGTGAAATTATTGGTAACTTTATTCTCATTGCTGGTTCCTTCCTATTATTAATCTTTTTAATAAAGAAATTTGCATGGAACAATATCAATGGAATTTTAGAAGCGCGTGCCAAAAAGATTACAGATGATATTGATGGAGCAGAATCAGCTCGTCAAAAAGCTGAGGAACTAGCAAGTAAACGTGAAGAAGAGTTGGCAGGTAGCCGCAAAGAAGCTGCGTCTATTGTCGAAAATGCAAAGGAAACTGCAGAAAAGAACAAATCTCAGATCCTTTCAGAAGCCACTCAAGAAGCAGTACGTTTGAAAGAAAAAGCGCAACAAGAAATTGCGCATAACAAAGAAGAAGCATTGAACAGTATCAAAGGCGATGTGGCAGATCTCACTGTCAATCTTGCCAGCAAATTGTTGAGTCAACAGCTGGATGCTGAAGGTCAACGCCAACTGATCGATCGCTATCTTGATGAATTAGGAGAAGCCTAA
- a CDS encoding F0F1 ATP synthase subunit gamma produces MAVSLNDIKNKIASTKNTSQITNAMQMVSAAKLGKSEQAAKDFQVYAAKVRKLLTDLLHGHETENTKSHPMLVSRPVKKTAYIVITSDRGLVGGYNASILKTMMEMKAEYHPTGDDFEVICIGSVGADFFRARGIQPVYELRGLPDQPSFKEVRKIISKTVQMYQEGLFDELYVCYNHHVNSLTSQMRVEQMLPIIDLDPNEADEDYVLNLELESSRDAILDQLLPQFAESMIYGAIIDAKTAENAAGMMAMQTATDNAKKVIDELTIQYNRARQAAITQEITEIVAGASALE; encoded by the coding sequence ATGGCAGTTTCATTAAATGATATTAAAAATAAAATTGCATCCACAAAAAACACCAGTCAAATCACCAATGCCATGCAGATGGTGTCCGCTGCCAAACTTGGTAAATCTGAGCAGGCAGCCAAGGATTTTCAGGTTTATGCTGCTAAGGTTCGTAAGCTCTTAACAGACTTGCTCCATGGCCACGAAACAGAAAATACCAAGTCCCATCCGATGTTGGTGAGTCGGCCGGTAAAAAAGACAGCTTATATCGTGATTACATCCGATCGTGGTTTGGTCGGAGGCTACAATGCCTCCATCCTTAAAACCATGATGGAAATGAAGGCAGAATACCATCCAACTGGGGATGACTTTGAAGTGATCTGTATTGGAAGTGTCGGGGCGGATTTCTTCCGTGCCCGTGGGATTCAGCCGGTTTATGAATTGCGTGGTTTGCCTGATCAGCCTAGCTTTAAGGAAGTTCGTAAGATCATTTCGAAAACAGTCCAAATGTATCAGGAAGGCTTGTTTGACGAGTTGTACGTCTGTTACAACCATCACGTCAACAGTTTGACTAGCCAAATGCGGGTGGAACAGATGCTTCCGATTATTGATTTGGACCCCAATGAAGCAGATGAGGATTATGTATTGAATCTAGAATTGGAATCTAGTCGAGATGCCATCTTGGATCAATTGCTCCCTCAATTTGCTGAAAGCATGATCTATGGTGCCATTATTGATGCTAAAACAGCTGAAAATGCTGCGGGGATGATGGCCATGCAAACTGCAACAGACAATGCCAAGAAAGTCATTGATGAATTAACGATTCAATACAACCGTGCTCGTCAAGCAGCGATTACACAAGAAATTACCGAAATCGTTGCAGGTGCTAGCGCCCTTGAATAG
- a CDS encoding ZmpA/ZmpB/ZmpC family metallo-endopeptidase — protein sequence MKKAKQTFEKMTKYSIRKLSVGVGPVAIGAFLLGGSLLGARPVQADQMTLPAHVHLGYVTEEELTAEEKAQVIHAIPEAYQNEDTFYLVYKKKEVTQSVLPQTGSQEVALFGLSLATASFAVLLLSKKHRKKVMGVLLIGAMGQSLLLPVEVAALQNQVLRAYNQDLAIASSKDLANGVIQIDGYDYIGYLRYPSVQKTSLQEPKAMQETKPSVEGTIKTSTGIPQVEPQARVTPEVAPAFPQVEKPSLEVSTEPVPFETVKQADPTLPKGQTKVLTAGQNGERTLLTEVSMVDGQEVRRVVESKVTKEPVSQILAVGTKEDAQPTPQPIPSQVVTAKGTQEEGHVGEAPVQPENPVYTGVVEAKGTQEEGHVGEAPVQPENPAYTGVVEAKGTQEEGHVGEAPVQPENPAYTGVVEAKGTQEEGHVGEAPIQPENPTYTGMVEAKGTQEEGHVGEAPVQPENPTYQVTEGTVTETETVILPYETEYVTDANRYTDEESLLQKGEAGSQEIRRVYKTVNGEKIGEPLSTTTETVKAPVTEKISRGTKAIEGQKEEVAFEEIPFKTVTEQDATLLKRTERVSQVGKNGKKKITKVYKTIKGVKTTDAPTISEEVVEQAQDQIIQQGTKELDKPTLTLTNLDQEELKRSAKATYHLDKPDGVTIKSIQAVLKKGDQVVKTLTLSETDLAAALADLDYYKDYTLATTMVYDRGNGDEEEVLKEEPLRIDLKKVEIKNIKETSLISVDDQGLETDSSLLSETPSDVKPYYLKVTTYDNKVTKLAVDKIEEVTVDGVTLYKVTAKAPDLIQRTADNQFSEVYVHYIAKPKAHEGDIYYNFNELVKAMQANPTGTFKLGSNMNAANVQPAGKSYVTNAFKGILESTDGNTFAIHNITRPLFGNIEGGSVKNLLLENVNIDLPGTDRVAPIAGVIKNNATVENVKVTGSVVGNNDVAGIVNKIDGSGKVSNVAFIGKLHAAGNKGGYLAGVVGENWKGVVEKAYVDAEITGNKAKAAGLVYSSQNGGNNHTVGKEGVLRNSVAKGSIELKEAVQSGGLLGTNWALGTIEDNITMMKVKTGEMVFGHSDIDADDYFTYSRTKRNYSVEGVSEGKKSFNNSRKIPSISLAEAEQKIEAMGITADKFTSSKPIEDTLNHLVSKDDQYKAITGYDATRELAYRNIAKLQPFYNKEWIVDQGNKLAATSPLLTKEVLSVTAMKGNDFVTELADADHILIHYADKTKDVFSMTPKDSKVKQVKEYSVAELGEVVYTPNMVDKDRSDLISAIVEKLSPVELQSDPIYTHLGRTGPNKVNAIKNLYLEESFQEVKDNLTHFVKQLVENQDHQLNTDEAAKRALIKKVDDNKAAVLLGLSCLNRYYGVKFDDVNLKQLMLFKPDFYGKNVDVLDRLIEIGSKEDYIKGTRTHDAFREVVAKSTLSSNLNDFLKYNMDLFTTDTDLNDWFIKATKDNVYIVEPETTNPAFASAKHRAYEGLNNDIHGKMILPLLNLKDAHMFLISTYNTLAYSSFEKYGKNTEAERNAFKAEIDKVAKAQQDYLDFWSRLAADNVRNQLLKSNNMVPTPVLDNQNYKGISTDRYGHTNSGKDVAPIRELYGPTDRYHATDWRMGATARVYGNPYKDDSVFFMVTDMISDFGISAFTHETTHVNDRMVYLGGWRHREGTDLEAYAQGMLQTPSVSNPNGEYKALGLNMAYERPNDGNQWYNTNPNNLQSRDEIDRYMKGYNDTLMLLDYLEGEAVLDKHSKDLNNAWFKKVDKQYRGANTKNQFDKVRALSDEEKAITLHSVDDLITNNFMTNRSPGNGVYNPSDFGSAYVTVPMMTGIYGGNTSEGAPGAMSFKHNTFRLWGYYGYEKGFLGYASNKYKQESKQAGRATLGDDFVIQKISDGRFSTLEDWKKAYFNEVVTSAKNGIQAIDIDGKTYNSYEGLKRAFAEAVDKDKVTLSNGSVKFDNTVALKEKIFKKLLQQTDSFKTSIFK from the coding sequence ATGAAAAAAGCGAAACAAACGTTTGAAAAAATGACCAAATATTCGATTCGAAAATTATCTGTCGGTGTTGGTCCGGTAGCCATTGGAGCCTTTTTATTAGGAGGAAGCTTGTTAGGAGCTCGTCCTGTCCAAGCTGATCAGATGACTCTACCTGCTCATGTGCACTTAGGATATGTGACAGAAGAAGAGCTGACTGCTGAAGAAAAAGCACAGGTGATTCATGCAATCCCTGAAGCATATCAAAATGAAGATACTTTCTATCTCGTCTATAAGAAGAAGGAAGTAACTCAGTCGGTTCTTCCTCAAACAGGAAGTCAGGAAGTTGCCCTTTTTGGGCTAAGTCTAGCCACTGCTTCCTTTGCGGTCCTCTTACTCTCTAAAAAGCACCGGAAGAAGGTCATGGGCGTCCTTTTGATTGGAGCCATGGGACAAAGTCTTCTACTTCCAGTTGAAGTCGCAGCCCTACAAAATCAAGTTTTGCGCGCCTATAATCAGGATCTTGCGATCGCATCGAGCAAAGATCTTGCAAATGGCGTGATTCAAATTGACGGCTATGACTATATTGGTTATCTGCGCTACCCGTCAGTCCAAAAGACGAGCTTACAAGAGCCAAAGGCTATGCAGGAAACGAAACCTTCTGTAGAAGGAACGATCAAAACAAGTACAGGGATTCCACAAGTGGAACCACAAGCGCGTGTGACCCCAGAAGTCGCTCCAGCCTTTCCTCAAGTTGAAAAACCAAGCCTGGAAGTCTCTACTGAGCCTGTGCCATTTGAAACTGTCAAACAAGCTGATCCTACATTACCTAAAGGGCAAACCAAGGTGCTGACTGCTGGTCAAAATGGGGAGCGAACCTTATTGACGGAAGTGAGTATGGTAGATGGACAAGAAGTTCGCAGAGTCGTTGAAAGCAAGGTCACTAAAGAACCAGTTTCACAAATTCTTGCTGTTGGAACAAAAGAAGATGCCCAACCAACCCCTCAACCCATTCCTTCTCAAGTTGTAACGGCTAAGGGGACACAAGAAGAAGGTCATGTCGGTGAAGCTCCTGTTCAACCAGAGAATCCAGTCTATACAGGTGTGGTAGAAGCTAAGGGAACGCAGGAAGAAGGCCATGTAGGCGAAGCCCCTGTTCAACCGGAGAACCCAGCCTATACAGGTGTGGTGGAAGCTAAGGGAACACAGGAAGAAGGCCATGTCGGCGAAGCTCCTGTTCAACCGGAGAACCCAGCCTATACAGGTGTGGTGGAAGCTAAAGGGACACAAGAAGAAGGCCATGTCGGCGAAGCCCCTATTCAACCGGAGAACCCAACCTATACAGGTATGGTGGAAGCCAAAGGGACACAGGAAGAAGGCCATGTTGGCGAAGCCCCCGTTCAACCGGAGAATCCAACCTATCAAGTTACGGAAGGGACGGTAACCGAGACAGAAACGGTAATCCTTCCATATGAAACAGAGTATGTAACGGACGCCAATCGTTACACCGATGAAGAAAGCCTCCTTCAAAAAGGAGAGGCTGGTAGCCAGGAGATTCGTCGTGTTTATAAGACGGTCAATGGTGAGAAGATTGGAGAGCCTCTCAGTACGACCACTGAAACGGTCAAAGCTCCTGTGACAGAAAAAATTAGTCGTGGGACTAAGGCGATTGAAGGCCAAAAAGAGGAAGTTGCTTTTGAAGAAATTCCATTTAAGACGGTAACCGAACAAGATGCCACCTTGCTAAAAAGAACTGAAAGGGTTTCTCAAGTCGGTAAAAATGGGAAGAAAAAAATCACCAAGGTCTATAAGACCATTAAAGGTGTCAAAACAACGGATGCTCCTACAATTTCTGAAGAAGTAGTAGAACAAGCCCAAGATCAGATCATTCAACAAGGGACAAAGGAATTAGACAAGCCAACCTTGACCTTGACCAATCTTGATCAGGAAGAATTGAAGCGCAGTGCTAAAGCTACTTATCATTTGGATAAACCAGACGGTGTGACCATCAAGTCCATCCAGGCTGTATTGAAGAAGGGTGATCAAGTGGTGAAAACCCTGACCCTTTCAGAGACGGACTTGGCAGCTGCTTTAGCGGACTTGGACTACTACAAGGATTATACGCTCGCAACGACCATGGTGTATGACCGTGGAAATGGGGATGAAGAAGAAGTTCTCAAGGAAGAACCACTGAGAATTGATCTTAAAAAAGTTGAAATCAAAAACATCAAGGAAACCAGTCTGATTAGCGTGGATGACCAAGGTCTTGAGACCGATAGCAGCCTCTTGTCTGAAACACCATCAGATGTGAAGCCTTACTACTTAAAGGTCACTACCTATGATAATAAGGTTACAAAACTAGCCGTTGATAAAATTGAAGAAGTAACGGTAGATGGCGTGACCCTCTACAAAGTAACAGCCAAAGCTCCTGATCTCATTCAACGGACTGCGGACAACCAGTTCAGTGAGGTCTATGTCCACTATATTGCGAAACCCAAAGCACATGAAGGTGATATCTACTACAATTTCAACGAACTTGTAAAAGCTATGCAAGCCAATCCGACTGGTACCTTTAAACTGGGTAGCAATATGAATGCGGCTAATGTCCAGCCAGCAGGGAAATCCTATGTGACCAATGCCTTCAAGGGAATTTTGGAAAGTACGGATGGGAATACATTTGCCATCCATAACATTACAAGACCATTGTTTGGGAACATCGAAGGTGGCTCGGTTAAGAATCTCTTGCTTGAAAATGTCAATATCGACCTACCTGGGACAGATAGAGTAGCCCCAATCGCAGGTGTTATCAAAAATAATGCAACTGTCGAGAATGTTAAAGTAACAGGAAGTGTTGTCGGGAACAATGATGTAGCAGGAATTGTCAATAAAATTGATGGTAGTGGGAAGGTCAGCAACGTTGCCTTTATCGGTAAACTGCACGCTGCTGGGAACAAAGGTGGCTATCTAGCGGGTGTTGTTGGTGAGAACTGGAAAGGTGTCGTTGAAAAAGCTTACGTTGATGCTGAAATCACTGGTAATAAAGCTAAAGCTGCAGGTCTCGTTTATTCCTCTCAAAATGGTGGAAATAACCACACAGTAGGTAAAGAAGGGGTTCTCAGAAACTCCGTTGCTAAAGGTTCGATTGAACTAAAAGAAGCTGTTCAGTCTGGTGGATTACTAGGGACCAACTGGGCCTTGGGGACTATTGAAGACAACATCACCATGATGAAAGTCAAAACTGGTGAGATGGTCTTCGGACACTCCGATATCGACGCAGATGATTATTTCACCTATTCAAGAACCAAGCGCAATTACAGTGTGGAAGGCGTGAGTGAAGGGAAGAAATCCTTTAACAACTCCCGTAAAATTCCAAGCATCTCACTAGCAGAAGCTGAGCAGAAAATCGAAGCAATGGGAATCACTGCTGATAAATTCACCAGCAGCAAACCGATTGAAGATACGCTCAATCACCTTGTTAGCAAAGACGATCAATACAAGGCCATCACTGGTTACGATGCGACTCGTGAGCTAGCTTACCGCAATATTGCTAAATTGCAACCATTCTACAATAAAGAGTGGATTGTCGACCAAGGGAATAAATTGGCTGCGACGAGCCCTCTTTTGACCAAGGAAGTCTTGTCTGTGACCGCTATGAAGGGCAATGATTTTGTCACTGAACTAGCAGATGCTGATCACATCCTGATCCATTATGCCGATAAGACCAAAGATGTCTTTAGCATGACACCGAAAGATTCTAAAGTCAAACAAGTCAAAGAGTACAGTGTGGCGGAGCTCGGTGAAGTAGTCTACACGCCAAATATGGTGGACAAGGACCGTAGCGATCTCATCAGTGCCATCGTAGAGAAATTAAGTCCTGTAGAATTGCAATCAGATCCAATCTACACTCACTTAGGTCGAACAGGACCTAACAAAGTCAATGCCATTAAGAACCTTTACCTCGAAGAAAGTTTCCAAGAAGTCAAGGATAATCTGACTCACTTTGTCAAACAACTGGTTGAAAACCAAGACCATCAATTAAACACAGATGAGGCTGCTAAACGTGCCCTTATCAAGAAAGTTGATGACAACAAGGCGGCCGTTCTTTTAGGGCTTTCTTGCCTCAATCGCTATTACGGAGTGAAGTTCGATGATGTCAATCTTAAGCAGCTCATGTTGTTCAAGCCAGACTTCTATGGGAAGAATGTTGATGTCTTAGACCGTTTGATTGAAATTGGTTCAAAAGAAGACTACATCAAAGGAACTCGTACCCATGATGCCTTCCGAGAAGTCGTTGCGAAGTCTACTCTTTCTAGCAACCTAAATGACTTCCTGAAGTACAATATGGACCTCTTTACAACTGATACAGACTTGAATGATTGGTTCATCAAAGCAACCAAAGACAATGTCTATATTGTGGAGCCTGAGACGACCAATCCAGCTTTCGCATCTGCTAAGCATAGAGCCTATGAGGGCTTAAACAATGATATTCACGGTAAAATGATCTTGCCACTCTTGAATCTTAAAGATGCGCACATGTTCTTGATTTCAACATACAATACCTTGGCCTATAGTTCCTTCGAGAAATACGGTAAAAACACTGAGGCAGAACGAAATGCCTTCAAGGCGGAAATTGATAAAGTAGCAAAAGCCCAACAGGACTACTTGGATTTCTGGTCGCGATTAGCAGCTGATAATGTTCGCAACCAGCTCCTAAAGAGCAATAATATGGTGCCGACCCCTGTCCTTGATAATCAAAACTATAAAGGCATTAGTACAGACCGTTATGGCCATACGAATAGTGGAAAAGATGTCGCTCCAATTCGTGAATTATATGGACCAACTGATCGTTACCATGCGACAGATTGGCGCATGGGAGCAACCGCTCGTGTCTATGGAAATCCTTATAAAGATGATTCGGTCTTCTTTATGGTGACGGATATGATCAGTGACTTTGGGATTTCTGCTTTTACCCATGAAACGACGCACGTCAATGACCGTATGGTATACTTGGGTGGCTGGAGACACCGTGAAGGAACGGATCTAGAAGCCTATGCTCAAGGCATGCTCCAAACGCCATCCGTATCCAATCCAAATGGGGAATACAAAGCTCTAGGTCTCAACATGGCCTATGAACGTCCAAACGATGGCAACCAATGGTACAATACCAATCCAAACAATCTTCAATCACGTGATGAGATTGATCGCTACATGAAAGGTTATAACGATACGCTCATGCTTCTGGATTACCTAGAAGGGGAAGCTGTATTGGACAAACATAGTAAGGACTTAAACAATGCTTGGTTCAAGAAGGTTGATAAACAATACCGAGGAGCGAACACCAAGAATCAATTCGATAAGGTTCGGGCTTTGAGTGATGAGGAAAAAGCGATCACCTTACATTCAGTAGATGATCTCATCACCAACAACTTCATGACCAATCGTAGTCCTGGAAATGGAGTCTATAATCCATCTGACTTTGGCTCAGCCTATGTGACGGTACCGATGATGACAGGTATCTATGGTGGGAACACCAGTGAAGGGGCTCCTGGAGCCATGTCCTTCAAACACAATACCTTCAGACTCTGGGGTTACTATGGCTATGAAAAAGGATTCCTGGGTTATGCTTCAAACAAGTATAAACAAGAGTCCAAACAAGCTGGACGTGCCACTCTAGGAGATGACTTCGTCATTCAGAAGATTTCTGATGGAAGATTCAGTACCCTTGAAGACTGGAAGAAAGCTTACTTCAATGAAGTGGTGACCAGTGCCAAAAATGGAATTCAGGCTATTGACATCGATGGGAAGACCTACAATAGCTATGAAGGCTTGAAACGTGCATTTGCTGAAGCAGTGGATAAAGATAAGGTTACTCTAAGTAACGGTTCTGTCAAATTTGACAATACGGTTGCACTGAAAGAAAAAATCTTTAAGAAATTGCTGCAACAAACAGACAGTTTCAAAACGTCTATCTTTAAATAA
- a CDS encoding F0F1 ATP synthase subunit delta gives MDKKQLMVIEKYTQPFVQLVFEKGEQDLVFEKLTQIKGIFEETGLANFLAHIGVEDEEKAKSLRLFQPSDSQLLDHLIEVVILNHREALFYDIVTICLDQIQLLSNAFVVTVTTVAGLDPVQEQKLVPIIERKFGIQVRSIQQKIDPDLIGGFVVTANHKTLDTSLKHQLQVIKSKLK, from the coding sequence ATGGACAAAAAGCAACTGATGGTGATTGAGAAATATACCCAGCCTTTTGTTCAATTGGTCTTTGAAAAAGGAGAACAAGATCTTGTCTTTGAAAAATTGACCCAAATCAAGGGCATTTTTGAGGAGACTGGACTTGCTAACTTCTTAGCTCATATCGGTGTAGAGGATGAAGAGAAAGCAAAAAGTCTAAGACTTTTTCAACCCTCTGATTCACAATTACTCGACCATTTGATTGAAGTGGTTATTCTCAATCATCGTGAAGCCTTATTTTATGACATTGTAACGATTTGTTTGGATCAGATTCAACTGTTGAGCAACGCATTTGTCGTCACTGTTACGACAGTTGCTGGTTTGGATCCTGTTCAAGAGCAAAAGCTAGTACCCATTATCGAAAGAAAATTTGGGATTCAAGTTCGCTCGATCCAACAAAAGATCGATCCAGATTTAATTGGTGGCTTTGTCGTGACAGCCAATCATAAAACGTTGGATACCAGTCTCAAACACCAATTGCAAGTTATAAAATCTAAATTGAAATAG
- the atpB gene encoding F0F1 ATP synthase subunit A, which translates to MEESINPTITLGPVSFNLTLLAMTLISVFAVFGFIYWASRKMSIRPKGKQNVLEYAYDFVVGFTKGNIGEHYIKDYSLFLFVLFLFLLVANNIGLMAKIETTNGYNLWTSPTANLGYDFAFSFLITLIAHVEGIRRRGVKEYLKAFVTPGFMTPMNILEEFTNFASLALRIFGNIFAGEVLASLLVTLSHQAVYWYPFAFIGSMAWTAFSIFISCIQAYVFTMLSSIYIGKKINGEE; encoded by the coding sequence TTGGAAGAAAGTATCAATCCAACGATTACTCTTGGACCTGTATCTTTTAATTTGACCCTACTTGCTATGACCCTGATTTCTGTTTTCGCCGTTTTTGGCTTCATTTATTGGGCCAGTCGAAAAATGTCGATCCGACCAAAAGGCAAACAAAATGTGCTGGAATACGCATATGACTTTGTCGTAGGCTTTACAAAAGGAAATATTGGGGAACATTACATAAAGGACTATTCCTTGTTCTTGTTTGTTCTTTTCCTCTTTCTTTTAGTAGCCAATAACATTGGATTGATGGCTAAAATCGAAACGACCAATGGTTACAATTTGTGGACATCACCAACCGCTAACCTGGGTTATGACTTTGCCTTTTCATTTTTGATCACCTTAATCGCCCATGTAGAAGGAATTCGCAGACGTGGTGTGAAGGAATATTTAAAGGCTTTTGTGACACCCGGATTTATGACCCCCATGAATATTTTGGAAGAATTCACGAATTTTGCCTCCTTGGCCCTTCGGATCTTCGGAAATATCTTTGCGGGTGAGGTACTAGCAAGCTTGCTTGTGACTTTGTCGCATCAAGCTGTTTATTGGTATCCATTTGCCTTTATTGGAAGCATGGCGTGGACAGCGTTTTCGATTTTCATTTCATGTATCCAAGCCTATGTGTTTACCATGTTGTCATCAATCTATATTGGTAAGAAAATTAATGGTGAAGAGTAA
- the atpA gene encoding F0F1 ATP synthase subunit alpha produces MAINAQEISALIKQQIENFKPNFDVTETGVVTYIGDGIARAHGLENAMSGELLIFENGSYGMAQNLETTDVGIIILGDFTDIREGDSVRRTGKIMEVPAGDALIGRVVNPLGQPVDGLGEIVTDKFRPVETPAPGVMQRKSVSEPLQTGLKAIDALVPIGRGQRELIIGDRQTGKTSIAIDTILNQKGQDMICIYVAIGQKESTVRTQVETLRKYGAMDYTIVVTASASQPSPLLYLAPYAGVAMAEEFMYNGKHVLIVYDDLSKQAVAYRELSLLLRRPPGREAFPGDVFYLHSRLLERSAKVSDELGGGSITALPIIETQAGDISAYIATNVISITDGQIFLQDSLFNAGIRPAIDAGSSVSRVGGSAQIKAMKKVAGTLRIDLASYRELEAFTKFGSDLDAATQAKLNRGRRTVEVLKQPVHEPLTVEKQVVILYALTHGFLDSVPVDDILRFQEELFDYFEAHYHQIFETIRSTHDLPAEEELDAALTEFVNQSNFK; encoded by the coding sequence TTGGCGATTAACGCACAAGAAATCAGCGCTTTAATTAAGCAACAAATTGAAAATTTCAAGCCAAACTTTGACGTCACTGAGACAGGTGTTGTAACCTACATTGGTGACGGGATTGCCCGCGCTCATGGGCTTGAAAATGCCATGAGTGGTGAGTTGTTAATCTTTGAAAATGGCTCATACGGGATGGCCCAAAACTTAGAAACAACGGATGTCGGGATCATCATCTTGGGTGATTTCACGGATATTCGTGAAGGAGACTCTGTCCGTCGTACAGGTAAAATCATGGAAGTCCCTGCAGGGGATGCCTTGATTGGTCGTGTTGTTAACCCACTTGGCCAACCAGTAGATGGTTTGGGTGAGATTGTGACAGATAAATTCCGTCCAGTTGAAACACCAGCTCCTGGTGTTATGCAACGGAAATCTGTCTCAGAACCCCTACAAACTGGTTTGAAAGCCATTGATGCCCTTGTTCCAATTGGACGCGGTCAACGGGAATTGATCATCGGGGACCGTCAAACAGGGAAAACTTCGATTGCCATTGATACCATCTTGAACCAAAAGGGTCAAGACATGATCTGTATCTATGTGGCGATTGGTCAAAAAGAATCAACAGTTCGTACGCAAGTAGAAACTCTCCGTAAATACGGAGCTATGGATTATACGATTGTGGTAACCGCTTCGGCTTCTCAACCGTCTCCATTGCTTTATTTGGCACCTTATGCTGGGGTTGCCATGGCAGAAGAGTTCATGTATAACGGTAAACATGTTTTGATCGTCTATGATGATTTGTCAAAACAAGCCGTAGCTTACCGTGAATTGTCCCTTCTTCTTCGTCGTCCACCAGGACGTGAAGCCTTCCCAGGGGATGTCTTCTATCTCCACAGCCGTTTGTTGGAACGTTCTGCGAAAGTTTCGGATGAATTGGGTGGGGGTTCTATTACAGCTCTTCCAATCATTGAAACCCAAGCAGGGGACATCTCCGCTTATATCGCAACCAATGTGATTTCGATCACAGACGGACAAATCTTCTTGCAAGATAGTTTGTTTAATGCCGGTATTCGTCCAGCCATTGATGCCGGATCTTCTGTTTCCCGGGTTGGTGGATCTGCTCAAATCAAGGCTATGAAGAAGGTTGCTGGTACCCTTCGTATCGACCTCGCTTCCTACCGTGAGTTGGAAGCCTTCACGAAATTTGGTAGTGATTTGGATGCGGCCACTCAAGCGAAATTGAACCGTGGTCGTCGGACAGTGGAAGTCTTGAAACAACCTGTTCATGAACCATTGACAGTTGAAAAACAAGTCGTGATCTTGTATGCCTTGACTCATGGTTTCTTAGATAGTGTTCCAGTAGACGACATTCTTCGTTTCCAAGAAGAGTTGTTTGATTACTTTGAAGCACATTATCATCAAATCTTTGAGACGATTCGTTCGACACATGATCTTCCAGCAGAAGAAGAACTGGATGCAGCCCTTACTGAATTTGTCAACCAGTCAAATTTCAAATAG
- a CDS encoding F0F1 ATP synthase subunit C has translation MNLTFLGLCLACFGVSLAEGLMMSSLLKSASRQPEIIGQLRSLLILGVAFVEGTFFVTLVMAFIIK, from the coding sequence ATGAATTTAACATTTTTAGGTCTTTGTTTAGCCTGTTTTGGTGTATCACTGGCAGAAGGTTTGATGATGAGTAGCTTATTGAAATCTGCGTCTCGTCAACCAGAAATTATCGGTCAATTGCGTAGTCTCTTGATTCTTGGTGTTGCCTTTGTCGAAGGTACTTTCTTCGTAACCTTGGTTATGGCCTTTATTATCAAATAG